Proteins from one Acropora muricata isolate sample 2 chromosome 9, ASM3666990v1, whole genome shotgun sequence genomic window:
- the LOC136928047 gene encoding probable serine/threonine-protein kinase DDB_G0271682, giving the protein MPRGRQQQSKELHLKRGGKIKTSMGRRELGKVSLTSLEESTVNANIAEARFVPKDFQHQHACGNGSKKTESLLSGSSLSQDLYSVLVENSQDETKSKLQTVDGAFDNIALAPKYSTFDSNVKGACSSYTKPLSRFPFLDNVPISIGLTGVIASPPSLPQWRQLLGKQDTQRMMQDLSIDIEHLSDEVKKFKLEKVQWEKERTDLLAQRENLEKELQEFQQEKDEIVQQNRDLQTRLRAKEYQVHELETSLSTAQRLLVEYQQKEPCDWVISRDEVEMTDECLGVGGWGNVSLGTFRGCKVAVKQIHELILSPYNRRLFEREMNIASKCRHPCLLQFIGATNDDASPLFITELLETSLRALLGQRQLAEVEISVISLDVALALNYLHNMKPSPIIHRDVSSANVLLWQQGDQWRGKLSDYGTAKIVQQTMTEAPGAAIYSAPEAVSSNQTSKVDVYSFGVLLCEMCIHEMPDPDRRHEQVLLVRNQVFRNGVRACLQVDPAKRPNMERIIQEIKKFEGSDQAL; this is encoded by the exons ATGCCAAGAGGTAGGCAACAACAGAGCAAGGAATTGCATCTGAAGAGGGGAGGAAAAATAAAGACTTCCATGGGACGTAGAGAATTGGGGAAAGTCAGTCTGACATCTCTCGAGGAAAGCACAGTCAATGCAAACATTGCAGAGGCCAGGTTTGTCCCAAAGGACTTTCAACATCAACATGCATGTGGTAACGGCTCAAAGAAGACAGAATCTTTATTGAGTGGTAGTAGTTTGAGCCAAGACTTGTATTCTGTACTAGTGGAGAATTCACAAGATGAAACAAAATCCAAATTGCAAACTGTCGATGGAGCCTTTGACAATATAGCACTTGCTCCAAAATACTCAACTTTTGATTCAAATGTCAAAGGAGCATGCTCCAGCTACACAAAACCATTGTCTCGCTTTCCATTTCTTGATAATGTGCCAATCAGTATAGGGTTGACAGGTGTTATAGCATCACCACCTTCCTTACCACAGTGGAGACAGTTGTTAGGTAAACAGGACACCCAAAGAATGATGCAAGACTTGAGTATTG ATATAGAGCATTTGAGTGATGAAGTAAAGaaatttaaacttgaaaaagtccagTGGGAGAAAGAGAGAACTGACTTGTTGGCACAGAgagaaaaccttgaaaaagAATTGCAAGAGTTTCAACAAGAAAAGGATGAAATTGTGCAACAAAATCGTGATTTGCAAACACGTTTGAGAGCTAAGGAATACCAAGTTCATGAACTGGAAACAAGTCTTTCCACAGCTCAACGATTACTGGTTGAGTATCAGCAGAAAGAGCCGTGTGATTGGGTCATTTCTCGTGATGAGGTTGAAATGACTGACGAATGCTTAGGGGTGGGTGGATGGGGAAACGTCTCACTTGGAACTTTTAGAGGCTGCAAAGTGGCTGTAAAACAAATACATGAGCTGATTCTCTCACCTTACAATAGACGTTTGTTTGAAAGAGAAATGAACATTGCTTCAAAATGCCGCCATCCTTGTTTGCTTCAGTTTATCGGAGCAACAAATGATGATGCAAGTCCTCTTTTCATCACTGAGCTCTTAGAAACGAGCTTGAGAGCTTTGCTTGGGCAGCGTCAACTGGCGGAAGTAGAaatatctgtcatttctttagATGTAGCTCTAGCACTGAATTATCTTCACAACATGAAGCCTTCTCCCATTATACATAGGGATGTCAGTAGCGCGAATGTGTTGTTATGGCAACAGGGTGACCAGTGGAGAGGCAAATTGTCAGATTACGGCACTGCTAAAATTGTGCAACAAACCATGACAGAAGCCCCGGGTGCTGCAATTTACAGTGCACCAGAAGCAGTTTCATCTAACCAAACATCCAAG GTTGATGTGTACAGCTTTGGTGTTCTTCTCTGTGAAATGTGCATTCACGAAATGCCAGATCCAGACAGACGTCATGAACAAGTTCTACTTGTGAGAAACCAAGTTTTCAGAAATGGAGTGCGTGCATGCTTGCAGGTTGATCCAGCTAAGAGACCAAACATGGAGCGAATTATTCAGgaaataaaaaagtttgaaGGAAGTGATCAGGCACTCTAA